The following proteins are co-located in the Calditrichota bacterium genome:
- a CDS encoding zf-HC2 domain-containing protein — protein MKCTAAKKKFIALIDGELTKNEKIAIQTHLEVCSKCQVDFEFLKKIYIPAHELKPIAPAPFLWQKIYLRLAERKQKKTWGFGISEFFPRIATAAAIFLLLVTGITFGVYLGNFSDSIVATDQNTTAPTEELVRDAYLDAFDTIPPESVAGVYFSLQTAEPDDGQQ, from the coding sequence ATGAAATGCACAGCCGCAAAGAAAAAATTTATCGCCTTGATCGACGGCGAATTGACTAAAAATGAGAAGATTGCAATTCAAACCCATCTGGAAGTTTGTTCCAAATGCCAAGTAGATTTTGAATTTTTGAAAAAAATTTATATTCCTGCTCACGAGCTTAAGCCAATTGCACCCGCTCCTTTTTTGTGGCAAAAAATTTATCTTCGCCTTGCTGAAAGAAAACAGAAAAAAACTTGGGGATTTGGCATTAGTGAGTTCTTTCCCAGAATAGCAACTGCCGCTGCAATTTTTTTGCTACTGGTTACAGGAATCACGTTTGGGGTTTATCTGGGCAATTTTTCAGACAGCATTGTTGCTACCGACCAGAATACGACCGCGCCAACTGAAGAATTGGTGCGTGACGCCTATTTAGACGCTTTTGATACGATTCCGCCAGAATCGGTGGCCGGAGTTTATTTTTCATTACAAACTGCTGAACCAGATGACGGACAACAATAG
- a CDS encoding sigma-70 family RNA polymerase sigma factor, producing MREQELLPKIATGDINAFKRLFEKYQTSVFNLCFRFAKNREEAEDLCQEVFLKIFQAAHTFRQQSRLSTWIYRITVNLCLNYNRQKNRYSWFSLQDLVKAKNSSEHDIEDVTLTNPEENLEIFEREKIVQRAIQSLPKNQRIALVLQRYEELSVKEIAEILDCSESSVQSRLSRARENLAKKLLPLAQDI from the coding sequence TTGCGCGAACAGGAACTTCTCCCAAAAATTGCCACAGGCGACATAAACGCATTCAAGCGATTATTTGAAAAATACCAGACATCGGTATTCAATCTCTGCTTTCGATTCGCCAAAAATCGGGAGGAAGCCGAGGATTTGTGTCAGGAGGTATTCTTAAAAATATTTCAAGCTGCGCATACTTTTCGCCAGCAATCTCGTCTCTCCACCTGGATTTACCGCATTACTGTCAATTTGTGTCTGAATTACAACAGGCAAAAAAATCGCTACTCATGGTTTTCGCTGCAAGACCTGGTAAAAGCGAAAAATTCATCCGAGCATGACATCGAAGACGTCACTCTGACAAATCCGGAAGAGAATCTCGAAATCTTTGAACGGGAAAAAATAGTTCAACGGGCAATTCAGTCGCTCCCGAAAAATCAACGCATTGCTTTAGTTTTGCAAAGATACGAAGAATTATCAGTGAAAGAAATTGCAGAAATTCTCGATTGTTCTGAATCTTCGGTCCAATCCCGGCTTTCGCGGGCGCGCGAGAATCTCGCAAAGAAACTACTTCCGTTAGCACAGGATATCTAA